One Cellulomonas taurus genomic region harbors:
- a CDS encoding cation diffusion facilitator family transporter, whose amino-acid sequence MSHDHSHAVPDDRRRLAIAFGLTAVVLLAQAIGAWWTGSLALLVDTAHMLTDTAGLAMALFAAHLIRRPATTRRTWGLRRAEVLAALAQAAVLLAVGVYVLVEAVRRFTDPPEIPSTELVVFGVIGLVANLASLAVLAGRRSASFNLRAAFLEVLNDALGSVGVIVAAIVIATTGWQQADAVAGLLIGVLIVPRAVRLLGETGAVLLESTPPGLDLDAVRGHLERMEHVRGVHDLHASLIATGLPVITAHVTVDDSCFTDGHTAQILDQLQECVAEHFDVSVAHSTFQIEPVGHREPGRNLCATTDV is encoded by the coding sequence ATGAGCCACGACCACAGCCACGCCGTGCCGGACGACCGCCGCCGACTCGCCATCGCGTTCGGCCTGACCGCCGTCGTGCTGCTCGCCCAGGCGATCGGCGCCTGGTGGACCGGGTCGCTGGCGCTCCTGGTCGACACCGCGCACATGCTCACCGACACCGCCGGGCTGGCGATGGCGCTGTTCGCCGCACACCTGATCCGCCGCCCCGCCACCACCCGCCGCACCTGGGGTCTGCGGCGCGCCGAGGTGCTGGCGGCACTGGCCCAGGCGGCCGTGCTGTTGGCGGTCGGGGTCTACGTGCTGGTCGAGGCGGTCCGCCGGTTCACCGATCCGCCGGAGATCCCGTCGACGGAGCTGGTGGTCTTCGGCGTGATCGGTCTGGTCGCCAACCTCGCGTCCCTCGCGGTGCTGGCAGGTCGCCGCTCGGCGTCCTTCAACCTGCGGGCCGCCTTCCTGGAGGTGCTCAACGACGCGCTCGGTTCGGTTGGCGTGATCGTCGCGGCGATCGTGATCGCGACCACCGGCTGGCAGCAGGCCGACGCCGTGGCCGGTCTGCTGATCGGGGTGCTGATCGTGCCCCGGGCGGTGCGCCTGCTGGGCGAGACCGGTGCCGTGCTGCTGGAGTCCACCCCGCCCGGACTCGACCTGGACGCCGTCCGCGGTCACCTGGAGCGGATGGAGCACGTGCGCGGGGTGCACGACCTGCACGCCTCGCTGATCGCCACCGGACTGCCGGTGATCACCGCCCACGTCACCGTGGACGACTCCTGCTTCACCGACGGCCACACCGCGCAGATCCTCGACCAACTGCAGGAGTGCGTGGCCGAGCACTTCGACGTGTCGGTGGCGCACTCGACCTTCCAGATCGAGCCGGTGGGGCACCGCGAACCCGGACGCAACCTGTGTGCCACCACTGACGTGTGA
- a CDS encoding GNAT family N-acetyltransferase: MVTVSVASGAADLDAAAGLLAEGFAPDPLIAAVVPGSEETRRGRLRRYYRGVVRGSDPGRVVDLARRGSGEVVGVAIWHAPGVAGREESMIDRVRMVVALGRSGARGWQRMERAFADVHPTEPHWYLSDVVVSGRARGEGVGSTLLGHRLAIADAEHAPAYLEATTPGSRRMYERLGFTARGPVDGLPVGVHPPERMWRAATPR; encoded by the coding sequence ATGGTCACCGTCTCCGTCGCCAGTGGTGCTGCCGACCTGGATGCCGCCGCCGGGCTGCTCGCCGAGGGCTTCGCCCCCGACCCGCTGATCGCCGCGGTGGTGCCGGGCTCCGAGGAGACTCGTCGCGGTCGACTGCGGCGGTACTACCGCGGGGTGGTGCGCGGGTCGGACCCGGGTCGGGTGGTCGACCTGGCGCGTCGGGGGAGCGGCGAGGTCGTCGGGGTGGCGATCTGGCACGCACCCGGGGTCGCCGGCCGCGAGGAGTCGATGATCGATCGGGTGCGGATGGTCGTCGCGCTCGGTCGGTCGGGCGCCCGGGGGTGGCAGCGGATGGAGCGGGCGTTCGCCGACGTGCACCCCACCGAGCCGCACTGGTACCTCTCGGACGTCGTGGTCTCCGGCCGGGCGCGCGGCGAGGGGGTGGGCAGCACGCTGCTGGGCCACCGGCTGGCGATCGCCGACGCCGAGCACGCTCCGGCCTACCTGGAGGCGACCACCCCCGGCTCGCGTCGGATGTACGAACGCCTGGGCTTCACCGCCCGCGGCCCGGTGGACGGCCTGCCGGTCGGCGTGCACCCGCCGGAGCGGATGTGGCGGGCCGCTACTCCCCGGTGA
- a CDS encoding DinB family protein, with translation MERPDTRIHGDERTLLDLFLDYQRATVVLKAEGLGDQDGARRLLPSATTVTGMLRHLADVERSWVAETFAGLPYDRRFGSDDDPDGEWRVTEADSLAEAIADYQAACAESRRILSGRGLDEQCVAGPPAQLRWVLLHLIEETSRHAGQLDVLRELLDGVTGE, from the coding sequence ATGGAACGACCTGACACCCGGATCCACGGCGACGAGCGCACGCTCCTGGACTTGTTCCTCGACTACCAGCGCGCGACGGTGGTGCTGAAGGCGGAGGGGCTGGGCGACCAGGACGGCGCCCGGCGGCTGCTGCCCTCGGCCACCACGGTGACCGGGATGCTGCGGCACCTGGCCGACGTCGAGCGCAGCTGGGTCGCCGAGACGTTCGCCGGGCTGCCCTACGACCGCAGGTTCGGCAGCGACGACGACCCGGACGGCGAGTGGCGGGTCACCGAGGCCGACTCCCTGGCCGAGGCGATCGCCGACTACCAGGCCGCCTGCGCGGAGAGTCGGCGGATCCTGTCCGGTCGCGGGCTGGACGAGCAGTGTGTGGCCGGTCCCCCGGCGCAGCTGCGCTGGGTGCTGCTGCACCTGATCGAGGAGACGTCCCGGCACGCCGGGCAGCTGGACGTGCTGCGCGAACTGCTGGACGGCGTCACCGGGGAGTAG
- a CDS encoding ArsR/SmtB family transcription factor, which translates to MIPTVTDVFRALGEPARLSILRHLFTGEHSVRELTDHLHLAQSTVSVHLAVLRDCGLITLRTVGRSSRYSLADPDHLDTLLRHADRLVPATDTPGEAR; encoded by the coding sequence ATGATTCCGACCGTGACGGACGTGTTCCGTGCCCTCGGTGAACCCGCCCGACTGAGCATCCTGCGCCACCTGTTCACCGGTGAGCACTCGGTCCGCGAGCTGACCGATCACCTGCACCTCGCCCAGAGCACCGTCTCGGTGCACCTGGCGGTGCTGCGGGACTGCGGCCTGATCACCCTGCGCACGGTCGGCAGGTCGTCCCGGTACTCGCTCGCCGACCCGGACCACCTCGACACCCTGCTCCGCCACGCCGACCGACTGGTCCCGGCGACCGACACCCCGGGAGAGGCACGATGA
- a CDS encoding Ig-like domain-containing protein, protein MSRGSAARHGSLPRYRAWAAAAVVGLGAALVVPAAGTAQGAPVDDCATPDRTVTAAATGNSPISVAPGEVVALTGGTFPGGIDQLPAGGTLCVTAGTTLAPSYLNNGQGALVVEPGGTLTAPNLAVAAGFALDNAGTATLAGLAINGSATVRNRAGATLTIESAFSPATGDLTNDGTMVVQGTANLNGQVAFSNSGELTVRGALTADGRLDNSGLVRIDQGLTINGSGTLINSCGIQAGGDLMNTASGSSNGGLLLIGGTFTNNGGWSQSETGTLSAAALVDDQQVTGYGSYRFTGTTSVQGSFVGDSAQDPIVVDTGQDPPFGTQSGQIANVVAGTVTPGSIDDHPAPGCAADVDRDSADVRVTKAGPGVAQSGAPVTYTLTVHNEGPDPATGVVLSDVLPTQLTDPVPSDGGTVADGVATWTIGDLAVGVTATRTLSGVAPPAPAILVDTARLTATTPDPAPANNDGSTWAQSVTTEVQDGPVTPSGPPSAVDLDRTTEAGVPVLGRGSGASPDDLRLTFERLTDGAHGTARMTGGGLFLYVPTDGFTGIDSFDYRVCDSQGLCSAAATITITVTPQALNDEATTRRSHEVVIPVSANDTDDARISRVVSGPEHGGVAAIDPEAGTLTYDPGGYLGDVELTYETCAATAPSVCAQAVVTVHVVPDNDPPVTELTVLETQVGQAVSGALNVSDPNGDQVAVQRVFDPVRGDETTVGLTTTYVPPAGFAGVDLYAYTVCDDGYPGLCSTGLVRVLIDPIATDDSASTDIDTPVTIDALANDVGEVDPPGLLTDPAHGTVVWNGTAFVYTPAAGYVGTDGFDYRICAADGSGICADATVTVTVVDPTAPVDPGGPVDPGAPTDPGGPTDPVSPGAPGTPSAAGGDGAAGSSTTGSGTRLAVTGTAVGALLATAMGLVSLGTTLRRRTRHRGR, encoded by the coding sequence GTGAGCCGGGGATCGGCGGCCCGGCACGGCAGCCTGCCGCGGTACCGGGCCTGGGCCGCCGCCGCGGTGGTCGGTCTGGGCGCCGCCCTGGTCGTGCCGGCGGCCGGGACCGCCCAGGGCGCCCCGGTGGACGACTGCGCGACCCCGGATCGGACCGTCACGGCGGCGGCCACCGGCAACTCCCCGATCAGCGTCGCCCCCGGTGAGGTGGTCGCCCTGACCGGAGGCACCTTCCCGGGCGGCATCGACCAGCTGCCGGCCGGTGGCACGCTCTGCGTGACCGCCGGGACCACGCTGGCGCCGAGTTACCTGAACAACGGCCAGGGCGCCCTGGTCGTCGAGCCCGGCGGCACGCTCACTGCCCCGAACCTCGCCGTCGCTGCCGGGTTCGCCCTCGACAACGCCGGGACGGCGACCCTCGCCGGTCTCGCGATCAACGGCAGCGCGACCGTGCGGAACCGGGCGGGCGCCACCCTCACCATCGAGAGCGCATTCAGCCCCGCCACCGGTGACCTGACCAACGACGGCACGATGGTGGTGCAGGGCACCGCGAACCTGAACGGTCAGGTGGCGTTCAGCAACAGCGGTGAGCTCACCGTCCGCGGCGCCCTGACCGCCGACGGCCGACTCGACAACTCCGGGCTGGTCCGGATCGACCAGGGTCTGACCATCAACGGCTCCGGCACGCTGATCAACTCCTGCGGGATCCAAGCCGGTGGTGATCTGATGAACACCGCCAGCGGATCGAGCAACGGCGGACTGCTGCTGATCGGCGGCACCTTCACCAACAACGGCGGCTGGTCGCAGTCCGAGACCGGCACGCTGTCGGCGGCGGCGCTGGTGGACGACCAGCAGGTGACCGGTTATGGCAGCTACCGCTTCACCGGGACGACCTCGGTGCAGGGCAGCTTCGTCGGCGACTCGGCGCAGGACCCGATCGTGGTGGACACCGGTCAGGACCCGCCGTTCGGCACGCAGAGCGGGCAGATCGCGAATGTGGTCGCGGGCACCGTCACCCCCGGCAGCATCGACGACCACCCGGCACCGGGCTGCGCGGCGGATGTCGACCGGGACAGCGCCGACGTCCGCGTGACCAAGGCGGGCCCCGGAGTCGCCCAGAGCGGTGCGCCGGTCACCTACACCCTCACCGTGCACAACGAGGGCCCGGACCCCGCGACGGGGGTCGTGCTCAGCGATGTCCTGCCCACGCAGCTGACCGACCCGGTGCCCTCGGACGGCGGCACGGTCGCCGACGGTGTGGCCACCTGGACGATCGGCGATCTGGCGGTCGGTGTCACCGCCACCCGGACGCTCTCCGGCGTCGCTCCCCCGGCACCGGCGATCCTGGTCGACACCGCCCGCTTGACGGCCACCACTCCGGACCCGGCACCGGCGAATAACGACGGCAGCACCTGGGCCCAATCGGTCACGACCGAGGTCCAGGACGGGCCGGTGACACCCTCCGGGCCGCCCAGCGCGGTGGATCTGGACCGGACGACCGAGGCCGGCGTCCCGGTGCTCGGTCGCGGCAGCGGTGCGTCCCCGGACGACCTGCGGCTGACCTTCGAACGACTGACGGACGGCGCCCACGGCACCGCGCGGATGACCGGCGGCGGACTCTTCCTGTACGTCCCGACCGACGGTTTCACCGGCATCGACTCCTTCGACTACCGGGTGTGCGACAGCCAGGGCCTGTGCTCGGCCGCCGCCACGATCACGATCACGGTGACACCCCAGGCGTTGAACGACGAGGCCACCACGCGCCGCTCCCACGAGGTCGTCATCCCGGTGTCCGCGAACGACACCGACGACGCCCGGATCAGCCGCGTGGTGTCCGGGCCGGAGCACGGCGGGGTCGCCGCGATCGACCCGGAGGCGGGGACGCTCACCTACGACCCCGGCGGGTACCTCGGCGATGTCGAGCTGACGTACGAGACCTGCGCCGCCACGGCCCCGTCGGTGTGCGCTCAGGCGGTGGTGACCGTGCACGTGGTGCCGGACAACGACCCGCCGGTCACCGAGCTCACCGTGCTGGAGACCCAGGTCGGCCAGGCGGTGTCGGGGGCGCTGAACGTCAGCGACCCGAACGGCGACCAGGTGGCGGTTCAGCGGGTGTTCGACCCGGTGCGTGGCGACGAGACCACCGTGGGGCTGACCACCACCTACGTGCCACCGGCCGGCTTCGCCGGGGTCGACCTCTACGCCTACACCGTGTGCGACGACGGCTATCCCGGCCTGTGCAGCACCGGCCTGGTGCGGGTGCTGATCGATCCCATCGCCACCGACGACAGCGCCAGCACCGACATCGACACCCCGGTCACGATCGACGCGCTGGCCAATGACGTGGGCGAGGTGGACCCGCCCGGTCTCCTCACCGACCCGGCGCACGGCACTGTGGTGTGGAACGGCACCGCCTTCGTCTACACCCCGGCCGCCGGCTATGTCGGCACCGACGGTTTCGACTACCGGATCTGCGCCGCTGACGGGTCCGGGATCTGCGCCGACGCCACCGTCACCGTGACCGTCGTCGATCCCACCGCTCCGGTCGATCCGGGTGGACCCGTGGACCCGGGCGCACCCACCGACCCTGGCGGACCGACCGACCCTGTTAGCCCGGGTGCGCCCGGGACACCGAGCGCGGCGGGTGGTGACGGCGCCGCCGGGTCGAGCACTACCGGATCCGGCACGCGGCTCGCGGTCACCGGCACGGCGGTCGGTGCCCTGCTCGCCACCGCGATGGGCCTCGTCTCCCTCGGCACCACCCTCCGCCGCCGCACCCGGCACCGCGGGCGCTGA
- a CDS encoding alpha/beta fold hydrolase, with protein sequence MTPAPIVLVPGFWLGAWAWDEVADLLRTAGHAVTAVTLPGLEPDHPDRGSVTLDEHVRAVVAAIEAAGEPVVLAVHSGAGVPGYAATDRRPELVAHAVYVDSGPATGALNPDFTAAEMPLPSWAELEEDGNSLEGLTPEHLARFRDRAVPEPGGPVRQAPELTDDRRLNVPTTVLCTSLTSEQIRAAISEGWAWIGGLAELHDVRYEDLPTGHWPMWSRPADVADLLGRIAGNTGNTGNTGNAVTQ encoded by the coding sequence ATGACACCCGCACCGATCGTCCTGGTCCCCGGCTTCTGGCTCGGCGCGTGGGCATGGGACGAGGTCGCCGACCTGCTGCGCACCGCCGGGCACGCGGTCACCGCCGTCACGCTGCCCGGCCTGGAGCCGGATCACCCGGACCGCGGGTCGGTCACCCTGGACGAGCACGTCCGCGCCGTCGTCGCCGCGATCGAGGCAGCGGGTGAACCGGTGGTCCTGGCGGTGCACTCGGGGGCCGGGGTGCCCGGTTACGCCGCCACCGACCGCCGACCGGAGCTGGTCGCGCATGCGGTGTACGTCGACTCCGGCCCGGCGACCGGGGCACTGAACCCGGACTTCACCGCCGCCGAGATGCCGCTGCCGAGCTGGGCGGAGCTGGAGGAGGACGGGAACAGCCTGGAGGGGCTCACCCCGGAGCACTTGGCCAGGTTCCGTGACCGGGCGGTGCCCGAACCCGGTGGGCCGGTGCGGCAGGCGCCGGAGCTGACCGACGACCGCCGCCTGAACGTGCCGACCACCGTGCTGTGCACCTCGCTGACCAGTGAGCAGATCCGCGCCGCGATCAGTGAGGGCTGGGCCTGGATCGGCGGGCTCGCCGAGCTGCACGACGTCCGGTACGAGGACCTGCCGACCGGGCACTGGCCGATGTGGTCCCGCCCCGCCGACGTCGCGGACCTGCTCGGCCGGATCGCAGGGAACACAGGGAACACAGGGAACACAGGGAACGCGGTAACGCAGTGA
- a CDS encoding MFS transporter, which yields MDTQAAPTTDSTAPADLLAPDTRQPFTRARTLRFGAGFFVYGLAWIIGLQIVAAVLLPQRLRDIGVADPVALLGTISAVTAVVSLVSNLVFGNLSDRTRSRFGRRAPWILCGGILGGVTLFAIGVLTNATLITLVYCLCMVGLNMMLAPAVAVLADRVPMKLRGTMSAFYGGGLAAGAPLGSLIGSAFLVNSFPGFVLGGALMAASAVIALIVWPRERSAVDLPPAAGGLMELLKSFRPPRKAPDFYWAFAGRLFMLVSYQMIMAYQLYIVQDHIGQTVAESAKTIATMSVILLVVSLIGSVVSGPVSDLIGRRKLPVVVSSVLFAVGIAMPWIYPSPMGMFLFAGIAGFGYGVYTSVDQALNVDVLPNEEEAGKDLGILNLSTTAGQTVGPLITSALVVATGGYGLVFPVSIVAALLGAFFITRIKSVH from the coding sequence ATGGACACGCAAGCCGCACCGACGACGGACTCGACCGCCCCGGCCGATCTGCTCGCACCCGACACCCGACAGCCCTTCACCCGCGCCCGCACCCTGCGGTTCGGCGCCGGGTTCTTCGTCTACGGACTCGCCTGGATCATCGGCCTGCAGATCGTCGCGGCGGTGCTGCTCCCCCAGCGTCTGCGGGACATCGGCGTGGCCGACCCGGTCGCCCTGCTCGGCACGATCAGCGCCGTGACCGCCGTGGTCTCCCTGGTGTCGAACCTGGTGTTCGGCAACCTCTCCGACCGCACCCGCAGCCGGTTCGGGCGCCGCGCCCCGTGGATCCTGTGCGGCGGCATCCTCGGCGGTGTCACGCTGTTCGCGATCGGGGTGCTCACCAACGCGACCCTGATCACCCTGGTCTACTGCCTGTGCATGGTCGGGCTGAACATGATGCTGGCCCCGGCCGTCGCGGTGCTGGCCGACCGGGTGCCGATGAAGCTGCGCGGCACGATGTCCGCGTTCTACGGCGGCGGGCTGGCCGCCGGTGCTCCGCTCGGCTCGCTGATCGGCTCGGCGTTCCTGGTGAACTCCTTCCCCGGCTTCGTGCTCGGTGGCGCGCTGATGGCTGCCTCCGCGGTGATCGCGCTGATCGTCTGGCCCCGGGAGCGCTCGGCCGTCGACCTGCCGCCGGCCGCCGGTGGGCTGATGGAGCTGTTGAAGTCCTTCCGGCCGCCGCGGAAGGCACCGGACTTCTACTGGGCCTTCGCCGGGCGACTGTTCATGCTGGTCAGCTACCAGATGATCATGGCGTACCAGCTCTACATCGTGCAGGACCACATCGGCCAGACCGTCGCCGAGTCCGCCAAGACCATCGCCACCATGTCGGTGATCCTGCTGGTGGTCTCGCTGATCGGCTCGGTCGTCTCCGGCCCGGTCTCCGACCTGATCGGTCGCCGCAAGCTGCCGGTGGTGGTGTCCTCGGTGCTGTTCGCGGTCGGTATCGCGATGCCGTGGATCTACCCGTCGCCGATGGGCATGTTCCTGTTCGCCGGGATCGCGGGCTTCGGCTACGGCGTCTACACCTCGGTCGACCAGGCCCTGAACGTCGACGTGCTGCCGAACGAGGAGGAGGCCGGCAAGGACCTCGGCATCCTCAACCTGTCCACCACCGCCGGTCAGACCGTGGGGCCGCTGATCACCTCGGCCCTGGTGGTGGCCACCGGCGGTTACGGCCTGGTGTTCCCGGTCTCCATCGTCGCTGCCCTGCTGGGCGCCTTCTTCATCACCCGGATCAAGTCCGTGCACTGA
- a CDS encoding beta-galactosidase, with the protein MDRLLFGAAYYDEYLPTDRIDTDVRMMLDAGINVVRIAESTWSTLEPQPGVFDFHHIDRALDAFEAAGIHVIVGTPTYAVPSWLTASHPDVLATTRAGEGRYGARQIMDITHPTYLFHAERVIRELMAHTAHRPAVIGFQLDNETKYHDTAGRGVQRSFVKHLRQTFDGDLDALNAAYGLDYWSNRIDAWEDVPDVRGTINGSLGAAFDEFRRGLVVDFLAWQAGIVREYAREDQWITQNFDFDWTPGWSYGLQPSVDHFKAAPTVDVAGVDIYHPTQSRLTGTEIAFGGDMTRSIKGGANYLVLETQAQGQLGWLPYPGQLRLQAYSHLASGADGVMYWHWHSLHHSFETYWKGLLSHDLASNPTYEEAGVFGRELAALGERFGHLRKQNRVAIMVSNEALTALQWFTIETGFIDGVFGSSIGYNDVLRWVYDALFALNVEVDFVPADADDLSRYALVIAPVLYTAPQSTVDALRAYVQQGGHLVTTFRSLVADQHVKVWHDTAPHDLVDTLGFRYNQFTRPEGVALELHGQLAGVAAPLAAEHFMELLVPEGAEVLASYAHDAYRDYAAITRHRAGEGSALHLGTMTSPELLRAALTLAVRDAGVGDWAQDLAGTVTVRRGHNAAGRAITYLLNYSAEPVRLASPVAGRSVLAGDVPVEAGDPLDIAPWDLVILES; encoded by the coding sequence ATGGACCGGCTGCTGTTCGGGGCTGCGTACTACGACGAGTACCTGCCCACCGACCGGATCGACACCGACGTCCGGATGATGCTGGACGCCGGGATCAACGTGGTGCGGATCGCCGAGTCGACCTGGAGCACGCTGGAACCCCAGCCAGGCGTCTTCGACTTCCACCACATCGACCGGGCGCTGGACGCGTTCGAGGCCGCCGGGATCCACGTGATCGTCGGGACCCCCACCTATGCGGTGCCGTCCTGGCTGACCGCCTCGCACCCAGACGTGCTGGCCACCACCCGCGCCGGCGAGGGCCGGTACGGCGCGCGGCAGATCATGGACATCACCCACCCGACCTACCTGTTCCACGCCGAGCGGGTGATCCGCGAGCTGATGGCGCACACCGCGCACCGACCGGCCGTGATCGGTTTCCAGCTCGACAACGAGACCAAGTACCACGACACCGCCGGTCGCGGCGTGCAGCGGAGCTTCGTCAAGCACCTGCGGCAGACGTTCGACGGTGACCTCGACGCCCTGAACGCCGCGTACGGCCTGGACTACTGGTCCAACCGGATCGACGCGTGGGAGGACGTGCCCGACGTCCGCGGCACGATCAACGGGTCGCTCGGCGCCGCCTTCGACGAGTTCCGGCGCGGGCTGGTGGTCGACTTCCTGGCCTGGCAGGCCGGGATCGTCCGGGAGTACGCCCGCGAGGACCAGTGGATCACCCAGAACTTCGACTTCGACTGGACGCCGGGCTGGTCCTACGGTCTGCAACCGTCGGTGGACCACTTCAAGGCGGCGCCCACCGTCGACGTCGCCGGGGTGGACATCTACCACCCGACCCAGTCCCGGCTGACCGGCACCGAGATCGCCTTCGGCGGCGACATGACCCGCTCGATCAAGGGCGGCGCCAACTACCTGGTGCTGGAGACGCAGGCGCAGGGCCAGCTCGGCTGGCTGCCGTACCCCGGTCAGCTCCGGCTCCAGGCGTACAGCCATCTGGCCAGCGGCGCCGACGGGGTCATGTACTGGCACTGGCACTCGCTGCACCACTCCTTCGAGACCTACTGGAAGGGGTTGCTGTCGCACGACCTGGCGTCGAACCCGACCTACGAGGAGGCCGGGGTGTTCGGCCGGGAGCTGGCGGCGCTCGGCGAGCGGTTCGGTCACCTGCGCAAGCAGAACCGGGTCGCGATCATGGTCAGCAACGAGGCGCTGACCGCGTTGCAGTGGTTCACCATCGAGACCGGCTTCATCGACGGGGTGTTCGGCAGCTCGATCGGCTACAACGACGTGCTGCGCTGGGTGTACGACGCGCTGTTCGCGCTGAACGTCGAGGTGGACTTCGTGCCCGCCGACGCCGACGACCTGTCGCGGTACGCCCTGGTGATCGCTCCGGTGCTGTACACCGCTCCGCAGTCGACGGTTGACGCGCTGCGGGCCTACGTCCAGCAGGGCGGGCACCTGGTCACCACCTTCCGCAGCCTGGTCGCCGACCAGCACGTCAAGGTCTGGCACGACACGGCACCGCACGACCTGGTCGACACCCTTGGCTTCCGCTACAACCAGTTCACCCGGCCGGAAGGGGTCGCGCTGGAGTTGCACGGGCAGCTCGCGGGCGTGGCGGCACCGCTGGCGGCCGAGCACTTCATGGAGCTGCTGGTGCCGGAGGGTGCCGAGGTGCTGGCCTCCTACGCGCACGACGCCTACCGGGACTACGCGGCGATCACCCGGCACCGGGCGGGCGAGGGGTCGGCGCTGCACCTGGGCACCATGACCTCACCGGAATTGCTCCGGGCGGCGCTGACGCTCGCTGTCCGGGACGCCGGGGTCGGCGACTGGGCGCAGGATCTGGCCGGGACGGTCACCGTGCGCCGCGGTCACAACGCGGCCGGGCGGGCGATCACCTACCTGCTGAACTACTCCGCCGAGCCGGTGCGGCTGGCCAGCCCGGTCGCCGGGCGGTCGGTGCTGGCGGGCGATGTGCCGGTCGAGGCCGGTGACCCGCTCGACATCGCCCCGTGGGACCTCGTGATCCTGGAGAGCTGA
- a CDS encoding EI24 domain-containing protein yields MNGFMDGVRLAGRGWGWWRRRTGLMLLGLLPAVVVAVVLLVAVILLIWQLGSIGDWLTPFADDWSPGWERAAELTAQAVVLAGVLVLIVVTFTGLTLAVGEPVYDRIWQAVERDTTGQVPSGSVGFWRGAVDGLGLILRGIVVGALTALLGVIPVVGTVLGWVAGLVCTGWLLAAELTSRALLARGIDRRERARLIRAHRGQALGFGVATQLCFLVPGGAVATMPAAVVGSTLLAQSMVAGRPLPTN; encoded by the coding sequence ATGAACGGGTTCATGGACGGAGTCCGGCTGGCGGGCCGCGGCTGGGGCTGGTGGCGGCGCCGCACCGGGCTGATGCTGCTCGGTCTGCTCCCGGCGGTGGTGGTCGCCGTCGTGCTGCTGGTCGCGGTTATCCTGCTGATCTGGCAGCTGGGCAGCATCGGTGACTGGCTGACCCCGTTCGCCGACGACTGGAGTCCGGGCTGGGAACGCGCTGCCGAGCTGACCGCGCAGGCGGTGGTGCTGGCCGGTGTGCTGGTGCTGATCGTCGTCACCTTCACCGGTCTGACCCTGGCGGTGGGCGAGCCGGTCTACGACCGGATCTGGCAGGCGGTGGAGCGGGACACCACGGGTCAGGTGCCCTCCGGGTCGGTCGGGTTCTGGCGCGGTGCTGTCGACGGCCTGGGCCTGATCCTGCGCGGGATCGTGGTCGGCGCGCTGACGGCGCTGCTCGGCGTGATCCCGGTGGTGGGCACCGTGCTCGGCTGGGTGGCCGGTCTGGTCTGCACCGGCTGGTTGCTGGCGGCCGAGCTCACCTCCCGGGCACTGCTGGCTCGCGGGATCGACCGTCGGGAGCGGGCACGGCTGATCCGGGCGCACCGGGGGCAGGCCCTGGGCTTCGGGGTCGCCACCCAGCTGTGCTTCCTGGTGCCGGGCGGGGCGGTGGCGACGATGCCGGCCGCGGTGGTCGGGTCGACGCTGTTGGCGCAGTCGATGGTCGCCGGGCGACCTTTACCTACCAACTAG
- a CDS encoding TetR/AcrR family transcriptional regulator — protein sequence MTDTSQKPRRVRLTRDERIRQILDVSTRLVSRHGFYGLSLPEVAKQVGITQAGLLHYVHTKEGLLQLIIEQGYDQRFDPEDFAATGDPAATHPDGMSFPAYCRYLVAHNAQDPQLIRLYMVLSAESVSPEHPAHTYFHDRPDRVWELYSRTRWRIPPQVGDWSNMRPLVEQTIAAMDGLQLRMFRSPAIDLPTAWRDFEQVLFPAPIWDDYR from the coding sequence GTGACCGACACCTCGCAGAAGCCGCGCCGGGTACGCCTGACCCGGGACGAGCGGATCCGGCAGATCCTCGACGTCAGCACCCGCCTGGTTAGCCGGCACGGGTTCTACGGGCTGTCGCTGCCCGAGGTCGCCAAGCAGGTCGGGATCACCCAGGCAGGGTTGCTGCACTACGTGCACACCAAGGAGGGTCTACTCCAGCTCATCATCGAGCAGGGCTACGACCAGCGCTTCGACCCGGAGGACTTCGCCGCCACCGGGGACCCGGCCGCCACCCACCCGGACGGGATGTCCTTCCCCGCGTACTGCCGCTACCTGGTCGCGCACAATGCCCAGGACCCGCAGCTGATCCGGCTCTACATGGTGCTCAGCGCCGAGTCGGTCAGCCCCGAGCATCCGGCCCACACCTACTTCCACGACCGACCGGACCGGGTGTGGGAGCTGTACTCCCGCACCCGGTGGCGGATTCCGCCGCAGGTCGGTGACTGGTCGAACATGCGGCCGTTGGTCGAGCAGACGATCGCGGCGATGGACGGGCTGCAGCTGAGGATGTTCCGCAGCCCGGCCATCGACCTCCCCACCGCGTGGCGGGACTTCGAGCAGGTGCTCTTCCCGGCACCGATCTGGGACGACTACCGCTGA